One genomic region from Mytilus trossulus isolate FHL-02 chromosome 9, PNRI_Mtr1.1.1.hap1, whole genome shotgun sequence encodes:
- the LOC134683674 gene encoding uncharacterized protein LOC134683674, with protein MTDWFNVDSGLKQGCVLSSIMFNIYINNLVDDINALNIGINIDDEKLAILLYADDVILMAENEEDLQKMLNVLNTWCLNNELTVNINKSKIMHFRNPAVLQTKCIFSIGGISIECVKCYQYLGLLLTEYLDYQLMAKAVAKSASRALGLLIVKSKMHGGFQHKIFSKLYDTMVWSVISYGAGIWGTRDFSCINAVQNRAMRFFMGVGKYTPNDAIAGDMGWKPPCVKQWSSVLRHWARCSIMDPHRINFKIFKWSIRKSIDKNNNMNMELRGVMLCFFLTMRGV; from the coding sequence ATGACTGACTGGTTTAATGTTGATTCTGGATTGAAACAAGGTTGTGTTTTATCATCtataatgtttaatatatatataaataatttggttGATGACATTAATGCTTTGAATATTGGTATTAACATAGATGATGAAAAATTAGCTATATTGTTATATGCTGATGATGTTATTTTAATGGCAGAGAATGAagaagatttacaaaaaatgttgaatgtgCTAAATACATGGTGTCTCAATAATGAGCTGacagttaatataaataaatctaagATCATGCATTTTAGAAATCCAGCTGTTCTTCAaactaaatgtattttttctattgGTGGTATAAGTATAGAATGTGTAAAATGTTATCAATATTTAGGCTTATTACTTACTGAATATTTAGATTATCAGTTAATGGCTAAGGCAGTAGCGAAGTCAGCCAGTAGAGCATTAGGATTATTAATTGTAAAGAGTAAAATGCATGGTGGTTTCCAGCACAAAATTTTTTCTAAACTGTATGATACAATGGTATGGTCAGTTATTAGTTATGGCGCAGGTATTTGGGGAACAAGAGACTTTTCCTGCATAAATGCAGTCCAAAACAGGGCCATGAGATTTTTCATGGGTGTTGGCAAATACACACCAAATGATGCCATAGCTGGTGATATGGGCTGGAAACCTCCATGCGTTAAACAATGGTCAAGTGTCTTGAGACATTGGGCTAGGTGTTCCATAATGGACCCACACaggataaattttaaaatttttaagtggTCTATACGAAAGT